From a single Stomoxys calcitrans chromosome 4, idStoCalc2.1, whole genome shotgun sequence genomic region:
- the LOC131996728 gene encoding uncharacterized protein LOC131996728, which translates to MTIYKNIKQKYNEHTYRTAQQYSKHQKQIAKLKTSVTFLIKCKRTGIIPNFIINATKHTSNIFQTHKTKKIPPNIEKTLHRYIHNFHTKVLKLLIQYKHKQIHSFKEKVENTKTKLGELLTQDDFLQYLDSELTLYKGNVSKSKTTHIKKLQALTQRQDKALNIRRNDVWFVNKTEREIPTNVQWILSLGPKHALPHTNKNFPLLQVIAEGEECVQTIENREEQEMGRTKLTTLIDDHLRKSKMSMRDKYVVDTVSQTRKYLKENEDLLILTADKGGKTVALYKDDYEQKMKAIIHDMCMYRRLKIDPTSRLQTRNNKLVDKLHNLNLISIQEKNKLTSKTALAPRIYGLPKIHKEGTPLRPICSSINAPSYHLCRYIVNILKNITKDSKYNVKDAVDFKAKIKNMTIENDEVLSALVPGSRRTSLVNPSHPQHPEPNCGRNRPPSACQASSA; encoded by the exons atgACAATATACAAAAACATCAAACAAAAGTACAATGAGCACACATACAGAACGGCCCAGCAATATTCGAAACACCAAAAACAAATAGCCAAGCTCAAAACATCtgtaacatttttaataaaatgtaagaGAACAGGCATCATACCAAACTTCATAATCAATGCAACCAAACACACTAGCAACATCTTCCAAACACACAAAACCAAGAAAATCCCGCCAAATATTGAGAAAACATTACACAGGTACATTCACAACTTTCACACGAAAGTATTAAAACTTCTAATACAATACAAACACAAGCAAATCCACTCTTTTAAAGAGAAAGTAGAGAATACAAAGACTAAGCTAGGAGAACTACTGACTCAAGATGATTTCCTACAATACCTCGACAGTGAGCTTACTCTCTACAAGGGCAATGTTAGCAAGAGCAAGACAACACACATAAAGAAACTACAGGCACTCACACAACGACAAGACAAGGCCCTCAACATTAGACGCAACGACGTGTGGTTTGTGAATAAAACAGAGCGAGAGATACCAACGAACGTACAATGGATTCTCTCTTTAGGTCCGAAACACGCTCTCCCACACACCAACAAGAACTTTCCACTCTTGCAAGTCATTGCAGAGGGAGAGGagtgtgtacaaactatagagAATAGAGAGGAACAGGAGATGGGAAGAACCAAGCTTACAACATTGATAGACGATCACTTACGAAAGTCAAAGATGAGCATGAGAGACAAATATGTGGTGGACACAGTGTCTcaaacaagaaaatatttaaaggagaatgaggatttattaattttaacggCAGACAAGGGAGGAAAGACAGTGGCTTTGTACAAGGATGACTACGAGCAAAAAATGAAGGCAATAATACacgatatgtgtatgtataggcGCTTAAAGATTGACCCAACATCTAGGCTACAGACAAGGAACAACAAATTGGTGGATAAACTTCACAACTTGAATCTTATCAGCATCCAGGAGAAGAATAAATTGACCAGCAAGACCGCATTGGCCCCTCGAATATATGGACTCCCAAAGATCCATAAAGAAGGTACACCGTTGAGACCAATATGTTCATCAATAAACGCGCCGTCCTATCATCTATGTAGGTACAtagtgaatattttgaaaaatatcaccaaGGATTCCAAATATAATGTGAAAGACGCAGTGGACTTTAAAGCTAAGATAAAGAACATGACCATAGAAAATGAcgaagtttta TcagcactggtgccaggtagtcgaagAACCTCCTTAGTCAACCCTTCGCATCCACAACACCCAGAaccgaactgtggccgcaaccgtCCCCCTTCAGCATGCCAAGCTTCCTCAGCCTAA
- the LOC131996731 gene encoding uncharacterized protein LOC131996731, with protein MSLTTKGAKTGTGDTGCMDTNPTSGSTDHSNSTGITGGASMETSLNNDKFLFDCDHLISFCTQFEQSDISDQTDSVLEVKLEDLESRWQRLQATYEGVMLSPRSSNTRDFRENAKINFNASSEAYYTARSQILDILRIASGNTRQSTRHSLIPSYIPQQQYIPQNTSLEVSNSCIKVPPCDTEIFKGGYEEWPSFRDMFTAVYVNHPKLTKAQKLYHLRNKTRGAAGAIVKRYTLCDENFDIAWSALKSRYENKRVLVDNQLKMLFNIPTATVENSDSIQRIQSAVNDCLCTLKTLDVDVESWDPILIYLVSTKLPEETLSLWEQSLKSHRDLPTWNQLDEFLINRFEVVERFTSIKSTKQQNNIPSQNSAKTQSPNNSSAKIQTYHSQEKLNSSCPVCVSKHSIRTCPDFRKFTAQQRIDFVYKNKICNNCLASNHLKASCKSKNTCIICHKAHHSLLHLRKTTDNNNNVSQPQTSETKSSDAEPNYQSQDDIPSTSRQNRPSGVQANFASNNDMILLRTALVQIEHQGELFTVRALIDPGSQRTFISKRIQNLLQIPTTKAQFEIFGIGEQTQISDKECQLVVVSEKHDVRFTISAIVLPKLTRRLPSYSFKIPHPSDLEDLDLADPHFNKSAQIDLVLGNDSERFINIEGIKKNICGDTSAYNTIFGWVLSGPMRAETVFSFSVNVLKPEEPAISDLLRKFWEQEEIPSSPLVSDSDAFCEEFYRKTTTRISDGRYMVRLPFKDEFSYSLYLGSSRFLALAQYNRMEQNLSKEPELESQYNAVLGEYLTLNHMEETSSREISMEGKFNSFYLPHHAVVRPEHKSTKVRVVFNASRRTKSGYSLNDVLHVGPTLQSDLTSVLLNWRKYRYVFCGDIQKMYRQILVHPHDRPYQRILFKPEANGPVKDYQLRTVTFGVNCAPFLAIRTLLQLASDSEHDYPHVAGILRRETYVDDILSGGFSVDEAVQAQKDLLVVLKQAGFPLRKFIANDNQLLAHLSPEDLYDSEFLRFQESSSAKTLGIKWNALTDTFGYSVKPVESNHEMTKRKILSAIAQLFDPAGFTEVVPGQQMDKTQSPSSPIRYKVEGRLS; from the exons ATGAGTCTGACGACTAAAGGTGCTAAGACCGGCACAGGGGACACTGGATGTATGGATACCAATCCGACATCGGGGTCTACTGACCACAGTAATTCCACCGGAATTACAGGTGGTGCATCTATGGAGACTTCCCTCAACAACgataaatttttgttcgattgtgATCACTTGATCTCATTTTGTACACAATTTGAACAAAGTGACATTTCTGACCAAACCGACTCGGTTTTGGAGGTGAAACTAGAGGACTTGGAGAGCCGTTGGCAAAGGCTACAGGCAACTTATGAAGGTGTTATGCTGTCTCCAAGGTCTTCGAACACCAGGGACTTCAGGGAAAATGCGAAGATAAATTTCAACGCCAGTTCTGAGGCGTATTACACAGCCAGATCTCAAATTCTGGATATTCTCAGAATAGCTAGCGGGAATACTAGACAGTCTACGAGACACAGTCTTATCCCCAGTTATATACCACAACAGCAATATATTCCTCAAAACACGTCTCTGGAAGTCTCAAACAGCTGCATTAAGGTACCGCCTTGTGACACTGAGATTTTCAAAGGAGGCTACGAGGAATGGCCGTCATTCCGTGATATGTTCACGGCAGTCTATGTTAACCACCCCAAGTTAACGAAAGCTCAGAAACTTTACCATTTGCGGAATAAAACCAGAGGTGCCGCTGGTGCAATCGTCAAAAGGTACACCTTATGTGACGAGAATTTCGACATAGCATGGAGTGCTCTGAAATCCCGCTACGAAAACAAGCGTGTGCTTGTTGACAATCAACTGAAGATGCTTTTTAATATTCCTACAGCAACAGTAGAGAATAGTGATTCCATTCAGAGAATCCAATCGGCAGTAAATGATTGTCTGTGTACTCTCAAGACACTTGACGTTGACGTCGAAAGTTgggatccgattttgatatatctggtATCGACGAAATTACCAGAGGAAACTCTTTCTCTTTGGGAACAATCTTTGAAATCCCACCGAGATTTACCGACATGGAACCAACTTGACGAGTTCCTCATAAACAGATTCGAGGTTGTAGAACGCTTCACCAGCATTAAGTCTACAAAACAACAGAATAACATCCCGTCTCAAAATTCTGCCAAGACTCAGTCACCAAATAACTCATCTGCCAAAATTCAAACGTATCACTCCCAAGAGAAACTAAATTCGTcatgtcctgtttgtgtttCCAAACATTCAATTAGGACTTGCCCAGATTTTCGCAAATTTACAGCACAACAGCGTATAGACTTTGTCTACAAgaataaaatttgcaataattgttTGGCTTCAAACCATCTAAAAGCAAGTTGTAAaagcaaaaatacatgcattattTGTCACAAAGCACATCACAGTCTTCTCCATCTTAGGAAAACCACTGATAACAACAATAATGTCTCTCAACCACAAACTTCCGAGACGAAGTCAAGTGACGCAGAACCAAATTATCAGTCACAAGACGATATTCCTTCTACATCAAGACAAAATCGTCCTTCCGgtgttcaagcaaattttgcctCAAACAACGATATGATTCTTCTAAGGACAGCTTTAGTCCAAATTGAACATCAGGGAGAATTATTCACTGTTAGAGCCCTAATAGACCCGGGTTCTCAACGAACATTTATCTCAAAACGAATTCAGAATTTATTACAAATTCCCACTACTAAAGcccaattcgaaattttcggtattGGAGAACAAACTCAGATCTCTGACAAAGAATGTCAATTAGTGGTGGTATCCGAAAAACACGATGTACGTTTCACTATTTCAGCAATTGTGCTGCCAAAATTAACCAGACGTTTACCGTCTTACTCATTCAAAATACCACATCCTTCAGATTTAGAAGATCTCGATCTGGCGGATCCCCATTTTAATAAATCAGCCCAAATTGATTTAGTTCTTGGCAATGATTCCGAACGTTTCATCAATATTGAAGGAATCAAGAAGAATATTTGTGGTGACACTTCAGCATACAATACTATATTCGGTTGGGTGCTCAGTGGCCCAATGCGAGCTGAAACTGTATTCTCTTTCTCTGTGAACGTTCTCAAACCAGAAGAACCCGCAATAAGCGATCTTCTCAGGAAGTTTTGGGAACAGGAAGAAATACCCTCGTCTCCTCTCGTCTCAGATTCTGATGCGTTCTGTGAAGAATTCTACAGGAAAACTACAACTCGAATATCGGACGGTCGTTATATGGTGAGGTTACCGTTCAAAGACGAATTCTCATACTCTTTGTATTTAGGATCGTCTAGATTCTTGGCTCTTGCTCAGTATAATCGTATGGAGCAAAATCTTTCGAAAGAACCCGAATTAGAATCTCAATACAACGCTGTTTTAGGCGAATATCTGACTCTTAATCACATGGAAGAAACGTCTTCTCGTGAGATATCCATGGAGGGTAAATTTAACTCTTTTTATTTACCCCATCACGCCGTTGTACGCCCTGAGCACAAGTCGACGAAAGTCCGAGTTGTTTTCAACGCTTCTCGAAGGACAAAGTCTGGCTACTCATTGAATGATGTACTCCACGTAGGACCCACATTGcagtctgatttgacttctgtgCTTCTCAATTGGAGGAAGTACCGATACGTTTTCTGTGGAGACATCCAGAAAATGTACAGACAAATTCTTGTTCATCCCCACGACAGACCATACCAGCGGATATTGTTTAAACCCGAAGCGAATGGTCCGGTTAAGGACTATCAACTTAGGACCGTCACTTTTGGCGTAAATTGCGCTCCGTTTCTCGCTATACGTACACTGTTACAACTGGCGTCAGATTCAGAACACGATTATCCTCATGTCGCAGGTATTCTCAGACGAGAAACCTATGTCGACGATATATTGTCCGGAGGCTTCTCTGTGGACGAAGCGGTCCAAGCCCAGAAGGACCTGCTTGTGGTTTTGAAACAAGCAGGATTTCCCCTTAGGAAGTTTATTGCCAACGATAATCAGCTACTGGCTCATCTCTCACCTGAGGATCTTTACGATTCTGAATTTTTACGCTTCCAGGAGTCAAGTTCAGCTAAGACGCTGGGAATCAAATGGAACGCTTTAACTGACACTTTTGGCTATTCCGTCAAACCCGTTGAGTCAAATCATGAAATGACGAAACGCAAAATTCTCTCTGCAATTGCCCAGCTATTTGATCCCGCTG GATTCACAGAGGTTGTCCCTGGTCAACAGATGGACAAAACTCAAAGCCCTTCATCACCAATTCGCTATAAGGTGGAGGGAAGATTATCTTAA
- the LOC131996729 gene encoding uncharacterized protein LOC131996729 → MTIYKNIKQKYNEHTYRTAQQYSKHQKQIAKLKTSVTFLIKCKRTGIIPNFIINATKHTSNIFQTHKTKKIPPNIEKTLHRYIHNFHTKVLKLLIQYKHKQIHSFKEKVENTKTKLGELLTQDDFLQYLDSELTLYKGNVSKSKTTHIKKLQALTQRQDKALNIRRNDVWFVNKTEREIPTNVQWILSLGPKHALPHTNKNFPLLQVIAEGEECVQTIENREEQEMGRTKLTTLIDDHLRKSKMSMRDKYVVDTVSQTRKYLKENEDLLILTADKGGKTVALYKDDYEQKMKAIIHDMCMYRRLKIDPTSRLQTRNNKLVDKLHNLNLISIQEKNKLTSKTALAPRIYGLPKIHKEGTPLRPICSSINAPSYHLCRYIVNILKNITKDSKYNVKDAVDFKAKIKNMTIENDEVLVNNTLTEYTSTGGTP, encoded by the exons atgACAATATACAAAAACATCAAACAAAAGTACAATGAGCACACATACAGAACGGCCCAGCAATATTCGAAACACCAAAAACAAATAGCCAAGCTCAAAACATCtgtaacatttttaataaaatgtaagaGAACAGGCATCATACCAAACTTCATAATCAATGCAACCAAACACACTAGCAACATCTTCCAAACACACAAAACCAAGAAAATCCCGCCAAATATTGAGAAAACATTACACAGGTACATTCACAACTTTCACACGAAAGTATTAAAACTTCTAATACAATACAAACACAAGCAAATCCACTCTTTTAAAGAGAAAGTAGAGAATACAAAGACTAAGCTAGGAGAACTACTGACTCAAGATGATTTCCTACAATACCTCGACAGTGAGCTTACTCTCTACAAGGGCAATGTTAGCAAGAGCAAGACAACACACATAAAGAAACTACAGGCACTCACACAACGACAAGACAAGGCCCTCAACATTAGACGCAACGACGTGTGGTTTGTGAATAAAACAGAGCGAGAGATACCAACGAACGTACAATGGATTCTCTCTTTAGGTCCGAAACACGCTCTCCCACACACCAACAAGAACTTTCCACTCTTGCAAGTCATTGCAGAGGGAGAGGagtgtgtacaaactatagagAATAGAGAGGAACAGGAGATGGGAAGAACCAAGCTTACAACATTGATAGACGATCACTTACGAAAGTCAAAGATGAGCATGAGAGACAAATATGTGGTGGACACAGTGTCTcaaacaagaaaatatttaaaggagaatgaggatttattaattttaacggCAGACAAGGGAGGAAAGACAGTGGCTTTGTACAAGGATGACTACGAGCAAAAAATGAAGGCAATAATACacgatatgtgtatgtataggcGCTTAAAGATTGACCCAACATCTAGGCTACAGACAAGGAACAACAAATTGGTGGATAAACTTCACAACTTGAATCTTATCAGCATCCAGGAGAAGAATAAATTGACCAGCAAGACCGCATTGGCCCCTCGAATATATGGACTCCCAAAGATCCATAAAGAAGGTACACCGTTGAGACCAATATGTTCATCAATAAACGCGCCGTCCTATCATCTATGTAGGTACAtagtgaatattttgaaaaatatcaccaaGGATTCCAAATATAATGTGAAAGACGCAGTGGACTTTAAAGCTAAGATAAAGAACATGACCATAGAAAATGAcgaagtttta GTCAACAATACCCTAACAGAGTATACATCAACGGGAGGCACGCcgtaa